Below is a genomic region from Prunus persica cultivar Lovell chromosome G3, Prunus_persica_NCBIv2, whole genome shotgun sequence.
aacttctggtcctgatctgcatactgtaaaaactcatcatacagcacatttaatccataaaataaattgctggtaaataaattactggtatggacgataaacccgcaccacccttttaaataaatgtaaatgtgcggtaaattaaattcataaattaaattgcttgctgtatggacgttaatcccacACCAtacttcaaataaaattaaatgtgcggtaaagtaaattgtgcttgtatgggcactaattctgctccatacatttaaataaaagtaaaggcgtggacgataaacccgcaccacccttttaaataaatacgggtaataaacctacaccatacagtaaataaaataaaaatgcggtaaaataaatttgcgataaagtaaaggtgcatgtatgggtaatagacctacaccatacagtaaataaatgtggggttaaaaccaccaccgaataaaataagaaaaaagttagtattagtaacggtctcccactgataatatgtttagtattaccaagggtccatttttgttagtggttagtagtatagataatagtgcagcacaaaaattatacctgagagcttctcgtgctgataacgtgttataaaaataacttggaatatgtacgaatattgagctgcacgaaaagtagatgagacacagcatttaacgaggttcggctatgcctacgtcctcggagagcaacagcagtaactttttcactatatgaaataatagggctacaactttagagtttacaatatgtgaggctcactgaattttctctctctttcttcttctctcttttctttcttctttttctcttcttttctttcttcttttcttttcttcttctctcttctttttctcttctcccctttctttcttttctccgttGGTCACTCCCCTTTACAATTggtatgcctatttataggctaatgTTTAGgcaaaatacagggaagggaaggttcctggaagatgcaaggaaacttcctgaattgataaatacaggaaagggaaagttcctggaagatgcaaggaaacttcctctgtgggctccaccttcaaacttttacaacaaaaGCAACACAAGCCCCAATTTGTTACCTTATTTTTTGACGGAGCAATAACTAAACAAAAATGTTACCttagttttcttttggggAGTTTAATTCACAACCCTAATTTGTTGAAACCACTTCTCTACCaaaaatttcctccaaaattcCAGTTTTATCCCTCTTGTGTTGAAGCCGACCCTTATCTTTTAAGTTGACAAGGGTCTTTTGAGTTGACATGAACGTTTGAAGAACATGATtgttgatgctctttttgGGAGAATCAACTCAGGCGGAGTATTGGATCATTAGCAAGAGAGAAGGTGTAGACCTTTGGTGTTTGAAGAACTTGCAGAAGACGATGAGGAGGAAGTGGTAATTTTGGAAGAGTAACAGTAAATGTGAGAAAATAGTTATCTTTTTTACTCGCGTactgttatttatttatagagaagtgaaaatggaagttttgcacaaagtttcgatgtgggactttgtgcaaactGTTGTGGAGATGGCATGCGTCCATAGCTCTAGGTTCTGTAGTCGGGAGCTTTAGCAGGTGTTTACCGCTTCAAAAGAGGGCCTTCCTTCGATAGGCTAAGAAGGAGGTGGTGTCACTCATTTTCTAAGGGCTTGTCCATGCGCCTGTTTAGCGTGTTTCCTTTCCTTTGGCAATAGTTTAATGCGCTGAATACGCTTGGTtaattatggtgtaaacaatGATAAAGAGTAATTTGTCCACCCTTATTAATCAAGTTCTTCTGTGTAACCATATTTAAaagcattttttatttgtgaaTGATAGACATGAAGCAAATGAAACACTGCCATATCAGTCCTTAACTAAAAGTTGGCATAATGGGTTGGTGTATCTGGTATTACtcttgcccttttttttatttattttaattttaataataattaaaaacaaatatattctttttttttaaattataaaaatattgtcTAAAGGGCTAATTAATGTAATTGATTCTGTTTTCGATACACGGCTAATTGAGATAAGGATGGTTCTACATATATATGGTATGTAGACTTTACTTTTTATATACcttaaccaaaaataaaaaataaaaaattcaggaATTAATTATGATTGAGCACAACGAGATTATGTAGTGAACCGCAAGCAAACCACTCTGCTATATAGGTCAAGTAAACTCCAGTTTTTTTAGATCtgacaaaacaaaagggagGTTTAAGAAGCCATTTTCTGTTCTCCAAACGGCAAAAGTTCTTAGAAGTCCTTTAAGTGAAGGTACCTACTTTGTTCAATTTCTatattctcttctctttacTTGATGTATTACGTTCATTCATGTTTCTTTTAGTTTGCACAGCCTTTTAAGTGAGTTTTCCCATATGTGGGATCGAAACGCTTTCGATAATTAAGTGCAATTGATTAATTACTTGTGATGATATGTATGAAACATTTGTTCTATGATAAGTCTGTAGCGTGCTGTTGATCCATACAAATGCTGTaggattatttatttattttattttccaccTATTTCATTTCATGTTTTAACTAGTTTTCCTGAGCTTTGTTTTATCAtgagaaggaaaaacaaaaataacaaagaaaatccAATTTAGAGAGTGTACGAGGCTAAAATTGGCTAAATTGAAGTCAATTCTTCCTACTCAAAAAATGGCTATTTATGAaacatatatttgtttagAGCAGAAGAATTAATATGGGCCGTGGAAGGCTGAAGATGGAACTGATAGCGAACGAACGAGCTAGAAAAACAACATTTCAGAAGAGAAGGAAGGGCATGATGAAGAAGGCCTACGAGTTTTCAACTCTTTGCGAATTAGATGTCTGCATGATCATCTATGGCCCTAAACAGACTGATCGGCCTCCTGAACTCCACACGTGGCCCGAAAACCGCGACGAGGTTGACCGCATAATCAACAAGTACAAGGCCAGCATCATGCGCAAACCAGCCAAGAAAACCTTTGATTTGTCTGACTTGTTGAGGGACAGGAAAACCAAGGTCCATGTTGACATCTACAGAGCGCGGAAGGAGATGTATGAGGCCAAGTATCCAACATGGGATGAACGTATTGAAAGTTTTTCCGAAAATCAACTGGAGGCGCTTCTGAATACGCTGGACACAAAGCTCGAGTCTGGCAAGAGAACATTACTTAACAAGAGGAAACAATCAGCCGAATGTCATCAGCATCAAATACATTGCATGGGAAAAGCAGCACCAAACAAAATAATGTTGATGGGTGGAAACcctaataataatatcattGGTGAGTCACCAAGTCAAAAGCAGCCTTGTAACTATTTCATGCAAGGCCATGTGCGTGAGGAGGACCAAAAGCCTATGAGATCTTTGAGTAATAATATGGTGGATATGCATCCAGTCTCATCatttgatcatcatcatcatcaatcgTCTGATCAAATGCTTCAACTTGACAATtcaaatgaatatttgaaTAGTCTTGTGGCTCATAATCCGAGTCCCATGGCAATGTGGATGTTGATGGAGAGCAACTATAACTATAGTACTCTTCAATTCAGCTCAGGGGCTTCCAGCAGTGCTCATTCTCAATCACCACTGGAGgggtatcaaagtaatttcAATGATCCAATGATGCAGTCCACGGTGGACAATATGAATATGAACATGATGATGTTAAATGGTAACATTAATCCTCCAAGTTCCTCATCCATGAGCCAGTACTATGCTCGGCTAATGCACCCAACTGTGCCCTACATGCAGCAGTATCCGATGATGCCGGCGGCCGGTGTTTCGTCTCATCAAGTTCAAGTGCATGCTTCTCAAGGCAAAGATGAACCGTACGAAAATATCAACCAATATGTGGTCATGAATAACAGGATGGTTTGACGAATATATGCTAGAATTTATCATTTCTTATCAAAATTGCTATGTGTGAACTCAGCCAATCAATTTCTTACCATAAAGTAggtttctatttattttcttttaatgtgATCTAAGGCAACTGTTTTTGTTTCATCTCGTTAAGTTGGTTTTGGTTCATTCATGTGTTCCAAATGCTCTCCCTAGCCCTTCTATTGACATTGGGCCTATTCGtaaccaaaatttcaaaagtttTTGCCCAATGAGGTTGCTTTTGGATCCATACTATGTCTGATTTGTATCTACACTCTAAAACTAAGGGCTAAGGGTAGTCGATTTGGAA
It encodes:
- the LOC18782366 gene encoding MADS-box transcription factor 50 — protein: MGRGRLKMELIANERARKTTFQKRRKGMMKKAYEFSTLCELDVCMIIYGPKQTDRPPELHTWPENRDEVDRIINKYKASIMRKPAKKTFDLSDLLRDRKTKVHVDIYRARKEMYEAKYPTWDERIESFSENQLEALLNTLDTKLESGKRTLLNKRKQSAECHQHQIHCMGKAAPNKIMLMGGNPNNNIIGESPSQKQPCNYFMQGHVREEDQKPMRSLSNNMVDMHPVSSFDHHHHQSSDQMLQLDNSNEYLNSLVAHNPSPMAMWMLMESNYNYSTLQFSSGASSSAHSQSPLEGYQSNFNDPMMQSTVDNMNMNMMMLNGNINPPSSSSMSQYYARLMHPTVPYMQQYPMMPAAGVSSHQVQVHASQGKDEPYENINQYVVMNNRMV